A stretch of Natronococcus sp. CG52 DNA encodes these proteins:
- the thsB gene encoding thermosome subunit beta, with protein MSQRMQQGQPMIVMSEDSQRVKDQDAQDYNIRAARAVAEAVRSTLGPKGMDKMLVDSMGSVTITNDGVTILQEMDIDNPTAEMIIEVAETQEDEAGDGTTTAVAIAGELLKNAEDLLEQDIHPTAIIKGFHLASEQAREEIDDIAQDVDTDDEDLLRSVAETSMTGKGTEVNKEHLAQLIIDAISQVTVENEDGDNVVDLEFLNIETQTGRSAGESDLLEGGIVDKDPVHDNMPSEAEDADILLLNSPIEVEETDVDTEVSVTDPDQLQKFLDREEKQLRQKVDKIVDLDADVVFCQKGIDDLAQHYLAKEGILAVRRAKKSDLEFLKEVVGANIVSDLENATTDDLGHGDITRDEEDELFYVEGDNAHGVTLLLRGSTDHVVDELERGVNDALDVVAQTVSDGRVLAGGGAIEVELASRLRDYADSVSGREQLAVEAFADSLELVPRVLAGNAGLDSIDTLVDLRAAHDDGDMTAGLNVLSGDVEDTFEAGVVEPAHAKEQAVTSASEAANLVLKIDDIISAGDLSTDKGGDEEGAPGGGMGGGMGGGMGGMM; from the coding sequence ATGAGCCAGCGAATGCAGCAGGGTCAGCCGATGATCGTGATGAGCGAAGATTCCCAGCGCGTCAAGGACCAGGACGCGCAGGATTACAACATTCGCGCCGCTCGAGCGGTCGCGGAGGCCGTTCGCTCCACACTCGGTCCGAAGGGAATGGACAAGATGCTCGTCGACTCGATGGGATCGGTAACGATCACCAACGACGGCGTCACCATCCTCCAGGAGATGGACATCGACAACCCGACGGCCGAGATGATCATCGAGGTAGCCGAGACCCAGGAAGACGAGGCCGGAGACGGCACCACGACGGCCGTCGCGATCGCCGGTGAGCTCCTCAAGAACGCCGAGGACCTCCTCGAGCAGGACATCCACCCGACGGCGATCATCAAGGGCTTCCACCTCGCCAGCGAGCAGGCTCGCGAGGAGATCGACGACATCGCCCAGGACGTCGACACCGACGACGAAGACCTCCTGCGCTCGGTCGCCGAAACCTCGATGACCGGCAAGGGAACCGAGGTCAACAAGGAGCACCTCGCCCAGCTCATCATCGACGCCATCAGCCAGGTCACCGTCGAGAACGAGGACGGCGACAACGTCGTCGACCTCGAGTTCCTCAACATCGAGACCCAGACCGGCCGCAGCGCCGGCGAGTCCGACCTCCTCGAGGGCGGCATCGTGGACAAGGACCCCGTCCACGACAACATGCCGAGCGAGGCCGAGGACGCCGACATTCTGCTGCTGAACTCCCCGATCGAGGTCGAGGAAACCGACGTCGACACCGAGGTCTCCGTCACGGACCCCGACCAGCTCCAGAAGTTCCTCGACCGCGAGGAGAAGCAGCTCCGCCAGAAGGTCGACAAGATCGTCGACCTCGACGCCGACGTCGTCTTCTGCCAGAAGGGCATCGACGACCTCGCACAGCACTACCTCGCCAAGGAGGGTATCCTCGCCGTCCGTCGCGCCAAGAAGTCCGACCTCGAGTTCCTCAAGGAAGTCGTCGGCGCGAACATCGTCTCCGACCTCGAGAACGCGACGACCGACGACCTCGGTCACGGTGACATCACCCGCGACGAGGAGGACGAGCTGTTCTACGTCGAGGGCGACAACGCTCACGGCGTCACCCTCCTGCTGCGCGGCTCGACCGATCACGTCGTCGACGAACTCGAGCGCGGCGTCAACGACGCGCTCGACGTCGTCGCCCAGACCGTCTCCGACGGCCGCGTTCTGGCCGGCGGCGGTGCGATCGAGGTCGAACTCGCCTCGCGCCTGCGCGACTACGCCGACTCCGTCTCCGGTCGCGAGCAGCTGGCCGTCGAGGCCTTCGCGGACTCGCTCGAGCTCGTCCCGCGCGTGCTCGCCGGAAACGCCGGACTCGACTCCATCGACACGCTCGTCGACCTGCGTGCGGCCCACGACGACGGCGACATGACGGCCGGCCTGAACGTCCTCTCGGGCGACGTCGAGGACACCTTCGAGGCCGGCGTCGTCGAGCCGGCTCACGCCAAAGAGCAGGCCGTGACCTCCGCCTCCGAGGCCGCGAACCTCGTGCTCAAGATCGACGACATCATCTCCGCCGGCGACCTGTCGACCGACAAGGGCGGCGACGAGGAAGGCGCCCCCGGCGGCGGCATGGGCGGCGGCATGGGCGGCGGCATGGGCGGCATGATGTAA
- a CDS encoding methyltransferase family protein — MASPFVLLKTAVFSVLVPGTVVGLVPQLLARRDRLALPIPPRVARVTGSASLLAGVLLYLHTAWRFSDEGGGTPSPSDEPPELVTGGVYGYVRNPMYLAVLCCIGGQALLYRSVLVCWWAVGCWLGFHNRILEYEEPHLAAKHGAEYEQYRERAPRWLPRLRS; from the coding sequence ATGGCATCGCCGTTCGTCCTGCTGAAGACCGCCGTCTTCTCGGTACTCGTTCCGGGAACCGTCGTCGGGCTCGTCCCGCAGTTACTGGCCCGACGCGATCGGCTCGCGCTCCCAATCCCGCCTCGAGTCGCTCGAGTCACGGGCAGCGCGTCGCTTCTCGCGGGCGTCCTGCTGTACCTCCACACCGCCTGGCGGTTCTCGGACGAAGGCGGCGGGACGCCGTCGCCGTCCGACGAACCACCGGAACTCGTGACCGGTGGCGTCTACGGCTACGTGCGAAATCCGATGTACCTCGCGGTGCTGTGCTGTATCGGCGGACAGGCGCTGCTCTACAGGTCGGTACTCGTTTGCTGGTGGGCAGTGGGCTGCTGGCTCGGCTTCCACAACCGGATCCTCGAGTACGAGGAGCCACACCTGGCGGCGAAACACGGCGCGGAGTACGAGCAGTATCGGGAGCGCGCCCCTCGATGGCTTCCGCGACTCCGTTCGTGA
- a CDS encoding ABC transporter ATP-binding protein has translation MSSHDDETPFDAYREEVDRPLSRLFREYAPGRLGWFSGGMVANFVARMASLVPPLVLGVAIDAIFLDEGPFELPLVPDAWLPTEQLEQFWFTIAAIAGAFVTVAVFTWIYGVTANLFAHGVMHAVRVDCFRKMQRLDAAFFDEKQTGEVMAVLNNDTQNLEMFLDNALMNSARLLVMVGGIAAVLFYLNWQLAFVTLFAVPAMVAFTIWFMRIVEPRYVRQRSAVGRLNTRLENAIAGMGLTKTTSSESYEVGRVRDSSRNLFDRTMDVLKLSYVYRPGMELLAGLAFAATFLVGGLWLTTDTAPGPLTGTLSVGDFVVFLFLTQRIVDPLAEVSNIVDQYENAKASSERVFGLMDIPVRVDDPDEPADIEPVEGRVAYEDVRFSYAESERTDEGAASNAEFEETVLENISFEAEPGETVAFVGPTGAGKSTLLKLLLRLYDVREGAVRIDGHDVRDAALADLRSAVGYVSQDTFLFDGTIAENVRYGHFDASDEAVREAAATAQAHDFISELPEGYETRVGERGIKLSGGQRQRIALARAVLADPEVLILDEATSAVDTKTELQIQQSIDRLTEDRTTLAIAHRLSTVKDADQILVLEDGRIVERGTHEELLGSDGTYARLWAAQAGDRETAAEALIDTDD, from the coding sequence GTGAGTTCCCACGACGACGAGACGCCGTTCGACGCCTACCGCGAGGAGGTTGACCGTCCGCTCTCGCGACTCTTCCGCGAGTACGCGCCCGGGCGACTGGGCTGGTTCTCGGGGGGAATGGTCGCTAACTTCGTCGCACGGATGGCGAGTCTCGTCCCGCCGCTCGTTCTCGGGGTCGCTATCGACGCGATCTTTCTCGACGAGGGGCCGTTCGAACTGCCGCTGGTTCCCGACGCCTGGCTGCCGACCGAACAGCTGGAGCAGTTCTGGTTCACGATCGCGGCGATCGCCGGGGCGTTCGTCACCGTCGCCGTCTTCACCTGGATCTACGGCGTCACCGCCAACCTGTTCGCTCACGGCGTGATGCACGCCGTCCGGGTCGACTGCTTCAGGAAGATGCAACGACTCGACGCGGCCTTCTTCGACGAGAAACAGACCGGCGAGGTCATGGCCGTCCTGAACAACGACACCCAGAACCTCGAGATGTTTCTCGACAACGCGCTGATGAACTCGGCGCGGCTGCTGGTGATGGTCGGCGGGATCGCCGCCGTCCTCTTCTACCTGAACTGGCAACTGGCGTTCGTCACGCTGTTCGCGGTGCCGGCGATGGTCGCCTTTACGATCTGGTTCATGCGCATCGTCGAACCCCGGTACGTTCGCCAGCGATCGGCCGTCGGCCGGCTGAACACCCGCCTCGAGAACGCCATCGCGGGGATGGGCCTGACGAAAACGACCTCGAGCGAGAGCTACGAGGTCGGTCGCGTCCGTGACTCCTCCCGAAACCTGTTCGATCGGACGATGGACGTGCTGAAGCTGAGCTACGTCTACCGGCCTGGGATGGAACTGCTCGCTGGGCTGGCGTTCGCCGCGACCTTCCTCGTCGGCGGACTGTGGCTCACGACGGATACCGCACCCGGCCCCCTGACCGGGACGCTCTCGGTCGGCGACTTCGTCGTCTTCCTCTTTCTGACCCAGCGGATCGTCGACCCGCTCGCCGAGGTGTCGAATATCGTCGACCAGTACGAGAACGCCAAGGCCTCGAGCGAACGAGTGTTCGGACTGATGGACATTCCCGTCCGCGTCGACGACCCCGACGAACCCGCCGATATCGAACCCGTCGAGGGGCGCGTCGCCTACGAGGACGTCCGCTTCAGCTACGCGGAGAGCGAGCGCACTGACGAGGGGGCGGCGTCGAACGCCGAGTTCGAGGAGACCGTCCTCGAGAACATCTCCTTCGAGGCCGAACCGGGAGAGACCGTCGCGTTCGTCGGTCCGACGGGAGCGGGGAAGTCGACGCTGCTGAAACTCCTGCTCCGGCTCTACGACGTTCGGGAGGGAGCGGTGCGGATCGACGGCCACGACGTTCGCGACGCGGCGCTCGCGGATCTGCGTTCGGCCGTCGGCTACGTCAGCCAGGATACCTTCCTCTTCGACGGAACTATCGCCGAAAACGTCCGATACGGGCATTTCGACGCGTCCGACGAAGCCGTCCGCGAGGCTGCAGCGACTGCGCAGGCGCACGACTTCATCAGTGAACTTCCGGAGGGGTACGAAACGCGCGTCGGCGAACGCGGGATCAAGCTTTCCGGCGGCCAGCGCCAGCGGATCGCGCTCGCCCGGGCCGTCCTGGCCGACCCCGAGGTCCTCATCCTCGACGAGGCGACGAGCGCCGTCGACACGAAGACCGAACTCCAGATCCAGCAGTCGATCGATCGACTAACGGAGGACCGCACGACCCTCGCCATCGCCCACCGCCTCTCGACGGTTAAGGACGCCGACCAGATACTCGTTCTCGAGGACGGTCGAATCGTCGAACGAGGAACGCACGAGGAACTGCTCGGGTCGGACGGGACGTACGCGCGTCTGTGGGCGGCACAGGCGGGCGACCGCGAGACGGCGGCCGAGGCGCTGATCGATACGGACGACTAG
- the lrp gene encoding HTH-type transcriptional regulator Lrp: MTYENLDAKLVNALLGDGRASLRSLAEKLDVSVTTVSNHLSDLEEGGVIEGYTPRVDYDAVGYDVTAVIQLQVEGNALPDITDTLREHRQMTSVYEVTGDYDVIAIGKFQDTDGMNDQIKQLLTDPDIKASNTSVVLNAVSENEQFELEIKEE; the protein is encoded by the coding sequence ATGACGTACGAAAATCTCGACGCAAAGCTAGTGAATGCACTTCTGGGCGATGGTCGCGCGAGCCTGCGGAGCCTCGCGGAGAAACTCGACGTTTCCGTTACGACCGTCTCGAATCACCTCTCGGATCTCGAGGAAGGCGGCGTGATCGAGGGCTACACGCCGCGCGTCGATTACGACGCGGTGGGCTACGACGTCACCGCCGTTATCCAGCTTCAGGTCGAGGGGAACGCCCTCCCCGATATCACGGACACCCTCCGGGAGCACCGCCAGATGACCAGCGTCTACGAAGTTACCGGTGATTACGACGTTATCGCCATCGGAAAGTTCCAGGATACGGACGGAATGAACGATCAGATCAAACAGCTGTTGACCGATCCAGACATCAAAGCCTCCAACACGAGCGTCGTCCTCAACGCGGTCTCCGAGAACGAGCAGTTCGAACTCGAGATCAAAGAAGAGTAA
- the glnA gene encoding type I glutamate--ammonia ligase, protein MTSGNISATEQAVLDEIEEQDIDFLRLQFTDILGTVKNVSVPARQAEKAFTEGIYFDGSSIEGFVRIQESDMRLKPDPETFAVLPWRKREGGASARLICDVINTSTGEPFEGDPRYVLKQALERAKEMGYTVNAAPEPEFFLFEEDEDGHATTETNDHGGYFDLAPKDLASDVRRDIIYGLENMGFEVEASHHEVAEGQHEINFEYDDALTTADNVGTFRTVVRAIAAQHDYHATFMPKPIPEVNGSGMHTHLSLFTEDGENAFHDDDDEFDLSEEAHAFTAGILEHAPAITAIANPTVNSYKRLVPGYEAPVYVAWSDRNRSSLIRKPAARVPAASRVELRSPDPSCNPYLAIAAMIHAGLEGIERDLDCPDPVRENIYEFDQQKREEYGIETLPSNLGEAVDALEEDEVIYDALGEHIGEKFVEAKRQEFEEYLIDVSQWELDRYLETF, encoded by the coding sequence ATGACAAGCGGAAACATCTCCGCCACGGAACAGGCGGTGTTGGACGAGATCGAGGAGCAGGATATCGACTTTCTTCGCTTACAGTTTACGGACATTCTCGGAACTGTAAAAAACGTTTCTGTGCCGGCACGACAGGCCGAGAAAGCGTTCACTGAAGGAATCTACTTCGACGGATCGTCGATCGAAGGGTTCGTGCGTATTCAGGAGTCGGACATGCGTCTCAAGCCCGATCCCGAGACGTTCGCCGTCCTTCCCTGGAGAAAGCGAGAGGGGGGCGCTTCTGCTCGCCTTATCTGCGACGTGATCAACACCTCGACGGGCGAGCCGTTCGAGGGCGACCCGCGCTACGTGCTGAAACAGGCCTTAGAGCGCGCCAAGGAGATGGGCTACACGGTCAACGCCGCGCCCGAACCCGAGTTCTTCCTGTTCGAGGAGGACGAGGACGGGCACGCGACGACCGAGACCAACGACCACGGCGGCTACTTCGACCTCGCGCCCAAGGACCTCGCGAGCGACGTTCGCCGCGACATCATCTACGGCCTCGAGAACATGGGCTTCGAGGTCGAGGCGAGCCACCACGAGGTCGCCGAGGGTCAACACGAGATCAACTTCGAGTACGACGACGCCCTGACGACCGCCGACAACGTCGGCACCTTCCGCACCGTCGTCCGAGCGATCGCCGCCCAGCACGACTACCACGCGACGTTCATGCCCAAACCCATCCCGGAGGTCAACGGCTCGGGCATGCACACCCACCTCTCGCTGTTCACCGAGGACGGCGAGAACGCCTTCCACGACGACGACGACGAGTTCGACCTGAGCGAGGAAGCCCACGCCTTCACCGCCGGCATCCTCGAGCACGCCCCGGCGATCACCGCCATCGCCAACCCCACGGTCAACAGCTACAAGCGCCTCGTCCCCGGCTACGAGGCGCCCGTCTACGTCGCCTGGTCCGACCGCAACCGCTCGTCGTTGATCCGCAAACCCGCCGCCCGCGTTCCCGCAGCCTCGCGGGTCGAACTGCGCTCGCCTGACCCCTCCTGTAACCCGTACCTCGCGATCGCCGCGATGATTCACGCGGGTCTCGAGGGGATCGAGCGGGATCTCGACTGTCCGGATCCCGTCCGGGAGAACATCTACGAGTTCGATCAGCAGAAACGCGAGGAGTACGGCATCGAGACGCTCCCCTCGAACCTCGGCGAGGCCGTCGACGCCCTCGAGGAGGACGAGGTTATCTACGACGCGCTCGGCGAACACATCGGCGAGAAGTTCGTCGAGGCCAAGCGTCAGGAGTTCGAGGAGTACCTGATCGACGTCTCCCAGTGGGAACTCGACCGCTACCTCGAGACGTTCTAA
- a CDS encoding YihY/virulence factor BrkB family protein, with amino-acid sequence MVDHRRGLEFTRYVLRLARTEQLTLLAAGVAFYGFISLVPLMLLSLAVAASIGGETLAARVTTAADDILTPSAQQVLAETLVDESGRQGATVVGALGLLWGSSRILRGLDRAFSSVYGTAASKSLVETLWDAMVAAVAITIGLGLVGILDLAFALVPFDGLAFIGPMFVLLGLIVAFWPLYVIFPDANVGPREALPGTLVAAFGWFVLSRTFSLYAGVAGEYAFYGALGAVFLVLVWLYVGSIILIFGAILNAAIADREADRQLQSPRPRQFSTEAMTDDATGADEGTTQDRPGSGDAERTGTRSSARTRDRSDDPAALREELERLRDRVDEFEEGVERRTVRKESLESELKRYVRSRVRRSHARDWGPYLVLLYGTAMSIAAFYFLAGGWAILAMFVVWTSTLGVYVLMVLFGAGLSLFGVPGQLRDRVGEWRS; translated from the coding sequence GTGGTCGATCACAGACGAGGACTCGAGTTCACGAGGTACGTCCTGCGACTCGCCCGGACCGAACAGCTAACGCTCCTCGCGGCTGGCGTCGCCTTCTACGGATTCATCTCGCTCGTCCCGCTGATGTTGCTCTCGTTGGCGGTCGCTGCGTCGATCGGCGGCGAGACACTCGCGGCCCGGGTCACGACCGCGGCCGACGACATCCTGACGCCGTCGGCCCAGCAAGTTCTCGCCGAGACGCTCGTCGACGAGTCCGGCCGCCAGGGAGCGACGGTCGTCGGTGCACTCGGCCTCCTCTGGGGCTCGAGTCGGATTCTTCGCGGTCTCGATCGCGCCTTCTCCTCGGTGTACGGCACCGCAGCGTCGAAATCGCTGGTCGAGACGCTCTGGGACGCGATGGTCGCCGCCGTCGCGATCACGATCGGACTCGGACTGGTCGGCATCCTCGACCTCGCGTTCGCGCTCGTTCCGTTCGACGGACTCGCGTTCATCGGGCCGATGTTCGTGCTGCTGGGGCTGATCGTCGCATTCTGGCCGCTCTACGTGATCTTCCCGGACGCCAACGTCGGACCCCGAGAGGCCCTCCCCGGGACGCTCGTCGCCGCGTTCGGCTGGTTCGTGCTCAGCCGAACCTTCTCACTGTACGCCGGAGTCGCCGGCGAGTACGCGTTCTACGGCGCACTCGGGGCCGTCTTCCTCGTACTCGTCTGGCTGTACGTCGGCTCGATCATCCTCATCTTCGGTGCGATCCTCAACGCAGCGATTGCCGACCGTGAAGCGGATCGGCAGCTACAAAGTCCCCGCCCTCGACAGTTTTCCACAGAAGCGATGACTGACGACGCTACGGGTGCCGACGAGGGGACCACGCAGGATCGCCCGGGTTCGGGCGACGCGGAGCGAACGGGAACGCGCTCGAGCGCCCGAACGCGGGACCGTTCGGACGATCCGGCCGCGCTCCGCGAGGAACTCGAACGGCTGCGCGACCGCGTCGACGAGTTCGAGGAGGGGGTCGAACGCCGCACGGTCAGGAAAGAATCCCTCGAGAGCGAACTCAAGCGGTACGTTCGCAGCCGGGTTCGACGGAGCCACGCCCGCGACTGGGGACCGTACCTCGTCTTGCTGTACGGGACGGCTATGTCAATCGCGGCGTTTTACTTCCTCGCTGGCGGCTGGGCGATTCTGGCGATGTTCGTCGTCTGGACGTCCACGCTCGGCGTGTACGTGTTGATGGTACTGTTCGGCGCCGGTCTCTCGCTGTTCGGGGTTCCCGGACAGCTTCGCGACCGCGTCGGCGAGTGGCGGTCCTGA
- a CDS encoding tRNA (guanine(26)-N(2))-dimethyltransferase, translating into MRVTEGGIELEVPGEQTEGVEESVFYNPRQELNRDLTIATLRAFREREPRAESYLDAMTASGVRGVRAAADDWNVTCCDVDEEAVSLARENLERNDCEATVERRDVTALMHEEVFDVIDLDPYGTPMPFADAAFANCRDLVCVTATDTAPLCGAHFNSGVRSYSAVPRNTDYHTEMGVRILLSALARSAARFDVGVEPLLTHATSHYVRTYLELEHKPTAADAAIDELGHLYHCEDCLHREADPGLIADPIETCPNCGGTRILAAGPVWLGSIRDREFVATVRETVPASFGTAEKARELCETLEAELDEPTHYDQHKLCRNWGLPANAMADFLADLREAGYEGSRAHYGGTTFKTNASVEEIREATADSLV; encoded by the coding sequence ATGCGCGTCACTGAGGGCGGGATCGAACTCGAGGTCCCCGGCGAACAGACCGAGGGCGTCGAGGAGTCGGTGTTCTACAATCCGCGACAGGAACTGAACCGGGATCTGACGATCGCGACGCTGCGGGCCTTCCGCGAGCGCGAGCCGCGAGCGGAGTCGTACCTCGACGCGATGACGGCGAGCGGCGTCCGCGGCGTCCGGGCCGCTGCCGACGACTGGAACGTCACCTGCTGTGACGTCGACGAGGAGGCCGTCTCGCTCGCCCGGGAGAACCTCGAGCGAAACGACTGCGAGGCGACCGTCGAACGCCGCGACGTCACCGCCCTCATGCACGAGGAGGTGTTCGACGTTATCGATCTCGACCCCTACGGGACGCCGATGCCCTTCGCCGACGCCGCGTTCGCGAACTGCCGGGATCTGGTCTGCGTGACCGCGACCGACACGGCGCCGCTGTGCGGGGCACACTTCAACAGCGGCGTCCGCTCCTACTCCGCGGTCCCGCGAAACACCGACTACCACACCGAGATGGGCGTCAGAATCCTGCTCTCCGCACTGGCTCGCAGCGCCGCCCGCTTCGACGTCGGTGTCGAACCGCTACTGACCCACGCGACCAGCCACTACGTCCGGACCTACCTCGAACTCGAGCACAAGCCCACCGCAGCCGACGCCGCGATCGACGAACTCGGGCATCTCTATCACTGCGAGGACTGCCTCCACCGCGAGGCGGATCCGGGGTTGATCGCCGACCCGATCGAGACCTGTCCGAACTGCGGGGGAACGCGGATCCTCGCGGCCGGGCCGGTCTGGCTCGGCTCGATTCGCGATCGCGAGTTCGTCGCCACCGTTCGCGAAACGGTTCCGGCGTCGTTCGGGACCGCCGAGAAGGCACGAGAGCTCTGCGAGACGCTCGAGGCCGAACTCGACGAGCCGACCCACTACGACCAACACAAGCTCTGTCGGAACTGGGGACTGCCCGCGAACGCGATGGCCGACTTTCTCGCGGACCTTCGAGAGGCGGGCTACGAGGGCTCGAGAGCCCACTACGGCGGGACGACGTTCAAGACGAACGCCTCCGTCGAGGAGATTCGCGAGGCCACCGCGGACTCGCTCGTCTGA
- a CDS encoding S-layer protein, producing the protein MERNVLSRRQFGTTIAALTTVGLAGCSDDETAADDDDDGFALDNPGDLTIYFENEDGEAVSTGLDVTIENEEEDFTSNHGDDVNDGELSGVSLIYEGEYTVTAESTDDEFDTVEETVTLEEDEDEELTLVLEGATPDSEIDDEGDAEDEEEDNTEDEEEGDTEDEEEGDGEEDDEDDEE; encoded by the coding sequence ATGGAACGAAACGTGCTCTCCCGCAGGCAGTTCGGTACGACCATCGCCGCCCTGACGACAGTTGGACTGGCAGGGTGTTCGGACGACGAGACGGCGGCCGACGACGATGACGACGGGTTCGCTCTGGACAACCCCGGCGATCTCACGATCTACTTCGAGAACGAGGACGGCGAAGCCGTCTCCACGGGTCTCGACGTCACGATCGAAAACGAAGAGGAGGACTTTACCTCCAACCACGGCGACGACGTCAACGACGGCGAACTGTCGGGTGTCAGCCTCATCTACGAGGGCGAGTACACGGTGACCGCCGAGAGCACCGACGACGAGTTCGACACCGTCGAAGAGACCGTCACGCTGGAGGAAGACGAGGACGAAGAGCTGACGCTCGTCCTCGAGGGCGCGACCCCCGACTCCGAAATCGACGACGAAGGCGACGCCGAGGACGAGGAGGAAGACAACACTGAGGACGAAGAGGAAGGCGACACCGAGGACGAGGAGGAAGGCGACGGCGAAGAAGACGACGAAGACGACGAGGAGTAA
- the hisH gene encoding imidazole glycerol phosphate synthase subunit HisH, which yields MSTVTSDQQQSLASVVVVDYGLGNLRSVTRGLERAGADVEITDDPDAFADADGVVLPGVGAFREGVENADPLREDLLEVAESGTPLFGICLGMQMLLTTSEEGENEGESAVQGLDLIPGTNVRFAEGQKVPHMGWNELNVERDHPLVEGVDGQYAYFVHSYYAVPDDEVTAVATTDYERVFPSIVANEAGNVFGTQFHPEKSGETGLRILRNFVEICSQE from the coding sequence ATGAGCACCGTTACGTCCGATCAGCAGCAGTCGCTCGCCTCCGTCGTGGTCGTCGACTACGGCCTGGGGAACCTCCGAAGCGTCACCCGCGGCCTCGAGCGAGCCGGCGCCGACGTGGAGATCACCGACGATCCGGACGCCTTCGCCGACGCCGACGGGGTCGTCCTGCCGGGCGTCGGCGCGTTCCGCGAGGGCGTCGAGAACGCCGATCCGCTCCGGGAGGACCTCCTCGAGGTCGCCGAGAGCGGCACCCCGCTGTTCGGGATCTGTCTCGGAATGCAGATGCTGCTCACGACCAGCGAGGAGGGCGAGAACGAAGGTGAATCCGCGGTACAGGGACTCGATCTGATCCCCGGGACGAACGTCCGGTTCGCCGAGGGCCAGAAGGTCCCCCACATGGGCTGGAACGAACTGAACGTCGAGCGCGACCACCCGCTCGTAGAGGGTGTCGATGGGCAGTACGCCTACTTCGTCCACTCCTACTACGCCGTGCCGGACGACGAGGTCACAGCGGTCGCGACGACCGACTACGAGCGCGTATTCCCCTCGATCGTCGCCAACGAGGCCGGCAACGTCTTCGGCACGCAGTTCCACCCCGAGAAGAGCGGCGAGACGGGACTGCGGATTCTGCGGAACTTCGTTGAGATCTGCAGTCAGGAGTAA
- a CDS encoding nuclear transport factor 2 family protein: protein MVDDDPEAVVRDYYEAVDDERYDDLVELFTEDVRYERPGQGAITGREELREFYLEGRPLEDGAHEVHDVVVDGNTVAVRGSFSGRQGGDTVEFEFADFHEFENGAIARRYTFTDRDEV, encoded by the coding sequence ATGGTCGACGACGATCCGGAGGCGGTGGTACGGGACTACTACGAGGCGGTCGACGACGAACGCTACGACGACCTCGTCGAACTGTTCACCGAGGACGTTCGGTACGAACGCCCGGGCCAGGGCGCGATCACGGGCCGGGAGGAGCTTCGAGAGTTCTACCTCGAGGGTCGGCCGCTCGAGGACGGCGCGCACGAGGTCCACGACGTCGTCGTCGACGGGAACACCGTCGCGGTGCGGGGCTCCTTTTCGGGTCGGCAGGGTGGCGACACCGTCGAGTTCGAGTTCGCCGATTTCCACGAGTTCGAAAACGGCGCGATCGCGCGGCGCTACACGTTCACGGATCGGGACGAAGTATAA